The following coding sequences are from one Cygnus olor isolate bCygOlo1 chromosome 2, bCygOlo1.pri.v2, whole genome shotgun sequence window:
- the NXPH1 gene encoding neurexophilin-1 isoform X3: protein MSVTPLALIEVTCANLTNGGKTELLKSGSSKSTLKHIWTESNKDLSISRLLSQTFRGKENDTDLDLRYDAPETYSEQDLWDWLRNSTDLQEPRPRAKRRPIVKTGKFKKMFGWGDFHSNIKTVKLNLLITGKIVDHGNGTFSVYFRHNSTGQGNVSVSLVPPTKIVEFDLAQQTVIDAKDSKSFNCRIEYEKVDKATKNTLCNYDPSKTCYQEQTQSHVSWLCSKPFKVICIYISFYSTDYKLVQKVCPDYNYHSDTPYFPSG, encoded by the exons ATGAGTGTGACTCCTCTTGCATTAATTGAG gttACCTGTGCAAATTTAACAAACggaggaaaaacagaacttcTAAAATCAGGAAGCTCCAAATCCACACTAAAGCACATATGGACAGAAAGTAACAAAGACTTGTCCATCAGCCGACTGCTGTCACAGACTTTTcgtggaaaggaaaatgatacaGATTTGGACCTGCGATATGATGCCCCAGAAACTTATTCTGAACAAGATCTCTGGGACTGGCTGAGGAACTCCACAGACCTGCAAGAGCCTCGGCCCAGAGCAAAGAGACGGCCCATTGTCAAGACTgggaaatttaagaaaatgtttggcTGGGGCGATTTTCATTCCAACATCAAGACTGTGAAGCTAAATCTGTTAATAACGGGGAAAATTGTTGACCATGGCAATGGGACGTTTAGCGTTTACTTCAGGCATAACTCCACTGGTCAAGGGAATGTATCTGTGAGCCTAGTGCCCCCTACAAAAATAGTGGAATTTGACTTGGCACAACAGACAGTGATTGATGCCAAAGATTCCAAGTCCTTTAACTGTCGAATTGAGTACGAAAAGGTTGACAAGGCTACCAAGAACACACTCTGCAACTATGACCCTTCAAAAACCTGTTATCAGGAGCAGACCCAGAGCCATGTGTCATGGCTCTGCTCCAAGCCCTTTAAAGTAATCTgtatttacatttccttttataGTACAGATTATAAACTAGTACAGAAGGTGTGTCCTGATTACAACTACCACAGTGACACACCCTACTTCCCTTCAGGGTGA
- the NXPH1 gene encoding neurexophilin-1 isoform X2: MQAVYWYAVLLLQPTLYLVTCANLTNGGKTELLKSGSSKSTLKHIWTESNKDLSISRLLSQTFRGKENDTDLDLRYDAPETYSEQDLWDWLRNSTDLQEPRPRAKRRPIVKTGKFKKMFGWGDFHSNIKTVKLNLLITGKIVDHGNGTFSVYFRHNSTGQGNVSVSLVPPTKIVEFDLAQQTVIDAKDSKSFNCRIEYEKVDKATKNTLCNYDPSKTCYQEQTQSHVSWLCSKPFKVICIYISFYSTDYKLVQKVCPDYNYHSDTPYFPSG; this comes from the coding sequence gttACCTGTGCAAATTTAACAAACggaggaaaaacagaacttcTAAAATCAGGAAGCTCCAAATCCACACTAAAGCACATATGGACAGAAAGTAACAAAGACTTGTCCATCAGCCGACTGCTGTCACAGACTTTTcgtggaaaggaaaatgatacaGATTTGGACCTGCGATATGATGCCCCAGAAACTTATTCTGAACAAGATCTCTGGGACTGGCTGAGGAACTCCACAGACCTGCAAGAGCCTCGGCCCAGAGCAAAGAGACGGCCCATTGTCAAGACTgggaaatttaagaaaatgtttggcTGGGGCGATTTTCATTCCAACATCAAGACTGTGAAGCTAAATCTGTTAATAACGGGGAAAATTGTTGACCATGGCAATGGGACGTTTAGCGTTTACTTCAGGCATAACTCCACTGGTCAAGGGAATGTATCTGTGAGCCTAGTGCCCCCTACAAAAATAGTGGAATTTGACTTGGCACAACAGACAGTGATTGATGCCAAAGATTCCAAGTCCTTTAACTGTCGAATTGAGTACGAAAAGGTTGACAAGGCTACCAAGAACACACTCTGCAACTATGACCCTTCAAAAACCTGTTATCAGGAGCAGACCCAGAGCCATGTGTCATGGCTCTGCTCCAAGCCCTTTAAAGTAATCTgtatttacatttccttttataGTACAGATTATAAACTAGTACAGAAGGTGTGTCCTGATTACAACTACCACAGTGACACACCCTACTTCCCTTCAGGGTGA